In a genomic window of Leifsonia xyli subsp. cynodontis DSM 46306:
- a CDS encoding amidohydrolase, with product MDLEALYRDLHAHPELSFAEHRTAGIVAERLSALGLDTHTGIGRTGVAGVLRNGDGPTVLLRADMDALPVEELTGLPWASTVTAEDGAGNTVPVMHACGHDIHITCLLGAVEQLAATRDGWAGTVVAVFQPAEEHGGGAEVMVQDGLYEKVPRPDIVLGQHVAPFPAGVVGAHPGAAMAAVDTMEITLHGRGGHGSRPETTIDPVVMAASAVMRLQTIVSREVAPQDTAVVTVGTLHAGTKNNIIASDATLGISVRSFDEGVRTRVLGAVERTLRAESAASGAPREPDLEWGERYPVTVNDPEATARVNAAFVGEFGVEAVCAPGAISGSEDVGNLATAAGVPLVYWLLGGGDPEKVLAAMAAGTVDTDIPSNHSPSFAPLAQPTISVGVRALVVAAREFLA from the coding sequence ATGGATCTCGAAGCGCTGTACCGCGACCTGCACGCTCACCCGGAACTCTCCTTCGCCGAGCATCGCACCGCCGGCATCGTCGCCGAGCGCCTGAGCGCCCTCGGCCTCGACACGCACACGGGCATCGGCCGCACCGGCGTCGCCGGTGTGCTCCGCAACGGGGACGGGCCGACCGTGCTGCTGCGCGCGGACATGGACGCCCTGCCCGTCGAAGAGCTGACCGGGCTGCCTTGGGCCTCCACGGTCACGGCCGAGGACGGCGCCGGGAACACCGTGCCGGTCATGCACGCCTGCGGCCACGATATCCACATCACCTGCCTGCTGGGGGCGGTGGAGCAGCTGGCCGCGACTCGCGACGGCTGGGCGGGCACCGTCGTCGCGGTGTTCCAGCCGGCGGAGGAGCACGGCGGCGGCGCCGAGGTCATGGTCCAGGACGGTCTCTACGAGAAGGTCCCCCGGCCGGACATCGTGCTTGGGCAGCACGTCGCGCCGTTCCCCGCCGGTGTCGTCGGCGCGCATCCCGGCGCCGCGATGGCCGCAGTGGACACGATGGAGATCACCCTTCACGGCCGCGGCGGCCACGGCTCCCGCCCGGAGACCACCATCGACCCCGTCGTCATGGCGGCGTCGGCCGTGATGCGGTTGCAGACGATCGTCTCGCGCGAGGTGGCCCCTCAGGACACGGCTGTCGTCACAGTCGGGACGCTGCACGCCGGCACCAAGAACAACATCATCGCCTCCGACGCCACGCTCGGGATCAGCGTCCGCAGCTTCGACGAGGGGGTCAGGACGCGTGTCCTCGGCGCGGTGGAGCGCACGCTGCGCGCGGAGTCCGCCGCGAGCGGCGCACCTCGGGAACCAGACCTGGAATGGGGCGAGCGCTACCCCGTCACGGTGAACGACCCGGAAGCGACCGCGCGCGTGAACGCCGCGTTCGTTGGCGAGTTCGGGGTCGAGGCGGTGTGCGCGCCGGGAGCCATCTCGGGCAGCGAGGACGTCGGGAACCTGGCCACAGCCGCGGGTGTCCCGCTTGTCTACTGGCTGCTCGGCGGCGGGGACCCTGAGAAAGTCCTCGCGGCGATGGCCGCGGGCACTGTCGACACCGACATCCCCTCGAACCATTCGCCCTCCTTCGCTCCGCTCGCCCAGCCGACCATCTCCGTCGGCGTCCGCGCCCTGGTCGTCGCCGCCCGCGAGTTCCTCGCCTAG
- the lysA gene encoding diaminopimelate decarboxylase, with product MAGTDLADIANTFGTPVWVYDAQQIHARVEQLRQFDVIRFAQKACSNVHILRMMRDQGVRVDAVSAGELERALVAGYEVGEGRDEVVFTADLLDRPTLSRVIELGVPVNAGSPQMLEMVGAASPKHPVWIRVNPGFGHGHSRKTNTGGEHSKHGIWYESLPASLDLVDHYDLDLVGLHMHIGSGVDYSHLARVCDAMVEQVASLGRDIQAISAGGGLSVPYGADEPEIDIDKYFRLWDAARREIERHLGHSVRLEIEPGRFLVANSGSLITEVRAQKNAGSHRFVLVDAGFNDLMRPAMYGSRHAVSAISSRGEEITANPTASVLAGPLCESGDVFTQDSDDEVTSIPLPRVDVGDFIVFHDTGAYGASMSSNYNSRPLAPEVLVDDGTVTQIRRRQTIDELLALEL from the coding sequence ATGGCCGGAACGGACCTCGCCGATATTGCGAACACGTTCGGAACACCGGTGTGGGTGTATGATGCACAGCAGATACATGCACGAGTCGAGCAACTTCGACAATTTGACGTCATCCGCTTCGCTCAGAAGGCGTGCTCGAACGTGCATATTCTGCGAATGATGCGAGACCAGGGTGTTCGCGTCGACGCGGTCTCCGCCGGCGAGCTCGAGCGGGCACTCGTGGCGGGATACGAGGTCGGCGAGGGGCGTGACGAGGTTGTCTTTACGGCCGACCTTCTTGATCGGCCGACACTGTCGCGGGTGATCGAGCTGGGTGTCCCGGTCAATGCCGGCTCCCCTCAGATGCTCGAGATGGTAGGGGCTGCATCTCCGAAGCACCCGGTCTGGATCCGCGTGAATCCGGGGTTCGGACACGGCCACAGCCGCAAGACGAACACAGGCGGCGAGCACAGCAAGCACGGCATCTGGTACGAGAGCCTGCCGGCTTCTCTTGATCTCGTCGACCATTACGATCTCGATCTCGTCGGTCTCCATATGCACATCGGCTCTGGCGTGGACTACAGCCACCTCGCGCGTGTCTGCGACGCTATGGTCGAGCAGGTCGCATCGCTCGGCCGGGACATCCAGGCGATCTCTGCCGGAGGCGGTCTCTCGGTTCCCTATGGCGCCGACGAACCCGAGATCGACATCGACAAGTACTTCAGGCTGTGGGATGCCGCCCGACGTGAGATCGAACGCCATCTCGGCCACTCCGTACGCCTCGAAATCGAACCCGGCCGATTCCTTGTCGCGAACTCCGGCTCACTCATCACCGAAGTGCGCGCTCAAAAGAATGCCGGCTCACATCGCTTCGTCCTTGTCGACGCCGGTTTCAACGACCTCATGCGCCCGGCAATGTACGGAAGTCGCCACGCTGTCAGTGCCATCTCATCGCGCGGAGAAGAGATCACAGCGAACCCGACGGCGTCTGTCCTCGCGGGGCCGTTGTGCGAGTCAGGTGATGTCTTCACACAAGACAGCGATGATGAGGTCACATCGATCCCACTTCCGCGCGTCGATGTCGGCGACTTCATCGTCTTCCACGACACGGGTGCGTACGGGGCCAGCATGTCGTCGAACTACAACTCGCGACCGCTTGCGCCAGAGGTGCTCGTCGATGACGGAACGGTCACGCAGATCAGACGGCGACAGACCATCGATGAGTTGCTGGCACTGGAGCTGTAG
- a CDS encoding MATE family efflux transporter, translated as MNPLPRRPLDRDILRLAVPALGALVAEPLFLLADSAMVGHLGVAPLAGLGIAAAVLQTIVGLMVFLAYSTTPAVARRLGAGDERAAVAAGVDGCWLALGLGAVLAVAGWLASPILVSLFGASAAVSEQADVYLSVSMAGLPAMLLVLAATGLLRGLQDTRTPLAVAGGGFAANIALNAVFIGGLGLGIAGSALGTVVAQWAMVAVYAVVVARHARRAGASLLPRHAGLGRTAVAGGWLLLRTASLRAAMLLTIAAATRLGPDDLAAFQVAMTVFATLAFTLDALAIAAQALVGKGLGAGELPEVRAVLRRCIQWGVGSGAVLGVVTIGLSPVAAGLFTSDASVAALLPAALAIIGLSAPLGGYVFVLDGVLIGAGDTRYLALTGLLNVVAFAPLAVVAIARGDHDAGGLAALTAAFAFGYLGARALTLGLRARTSAWLRPGAAV; from the coding sequence GTGAATCCCCTCCCCCGCCGCCCGCTCGACCGGGACATCCTGCGACTGGCCGTGCCCGCCCTCGGTGCGCTCGTCGCCGAGCCGCTGTTCCTGCTGGCGGACTCGGCGATGGTCGGCCACCTCGGCGTTGCGCCGCTCGCCGGACTCGGGATCGCCGCCGCCGTGCTGCAAACGATCGTCGGCCTGATGGTCTTCCTCGCCTACTCGACGACGCCCGCCGTGGCTCGCCGGCTCGGCGCGGGCGACGAGCGCGCGGCGGTCGCTGCCGGTGTGGACGGCTGCTGGCTCGCGCTCGGGCTCGGGGCCGTGCTGGCGGTGGCGGGATGGCTGGCCTCGCCGATCCTCGTCTCCCTGTTCGGGGCCTCCGCGGCGGTGAGCGAACAGGCCGACGTCTACCTCTCCGTCTCGATGGCCGGGCTGCCCGCCATGCTGCTTGTGCTGGCGGCGACCGGGTTGCTGCGCGGACTGCAAGACACCCGGACACCGCTGGCCGTCGCCGGCGGCGGCTTCGCGGCCAATATCGCGCTGAACGCTGTCTTCATCGGGGGCCTGGGCCTGGGCATCGCAGGCTCCGCGCTCGGAACCGTCGTCGCACAGTGGGCGATGGTCGCGGTGTACGCCGTGGTCGTCGCCCGCCACGCCCGCCGCGCCGGCGCGAGCCTGCTCCCCCGCCACGCCGGCCTCGGGCGGACGGCCGTCGCCGGGGGCTGGCTGTTGCTGAGGACGGCGAGCCTCCGTGCCGCGATGCTGCTCACCATCGCCGCGGCGACACGGCTCGGGCCGGACGATCTCGCCGCCTTCCAGGTCGCTATGACCGTCTTCGCGACGCTCGCTTTCACCCTCGACGCGCTCGCCATCGCCGCCCAAGCGCTCGTCGGCAAAGGACTCGGCGCGGGCGAGCTCCCGGAGGTGCGCGCGGTGCTCCGGCGCTGCATCCAGTGGGGCGTCGGGTCGGGGGCTGTTCTCGGCGTCGTCACCATCGGGCTGAGCCCCGTCGCGGCCGGACTGTTCACAAGCGATGCCTCCGTCGCCGCGCTCCTCCCGGCGGCGCTCGCGATCATCGGACTCAGCGCGCCGCTCGGCGGGTACGTTTTCGTGCTCGATGGTGTGCTGATCGGAGCCGGAGACACACGCTACCTCGCGCTCACGGGCTTGCTCAACGTCGTGGCGTTCGCGCCGCTCGCCGTGGTCGCGATCGCACGGGGCGACCACGACGCCGGAGGCCTCGCCGCGCTCACCGCCGCCTTCGCCTTCGGCTACCTCGGCGCCCGCGCCCTCACCCTGGGCCTGCGCGCCCGCACCTCCGCGTGGCTGCGCCCCGGCGCGGCTGTCTAG
- a CDS encoding LacI family DNA-binding transcriptional regulator yields MNDHSTASDGPKPTLASVARLAGVSTSTASLAFSGTGPVSGATRKRVLAAAERLGYPGPDPRARSLRRGRSGIVGVVMEERVRDAFRDPIKIALLDGITEEIAAIDAGLLILTDAGEAAQRIEDAPMDAVVLIGCSPLLDESVATLRRRGIPLVAIEGDPAADILTIGQDNREATRVAAQHLYNLGHREVAVVALSLSRDRSRGPLTRRRWSPPRRPRRPNGWPESAMSSPQPAGG; encoded by the coding sequence GTGAACGACCACAGCACGGCCTCCGACGGCCCGAAACCGACGCTGGCCTCGGTCGCGCGCCTGGCCGGTGTGTCCACGTCGACAGCCTCGCTCGCCTTCTCCGGAACCGGCCCGGTCTCCGGCGCCACGCGCAAGCGCGTTCTCGCCGCGGCCGAGCGCCTGGGCTATCCCGGTCCGGACCCGCGCGCCCGTTCCCTGCGCCGCGGCCGATCCGGAATCGTCGGCGTCGTGATGGAGGAGCGGGTGCGCGACGCCTTCCGCGACCCCATCAAGATCGCCCTGCTCGACGGCATCACCGAGGAGATCGCCGCGATCGACGCCGGCCTCCTCATCCTGACCGACGCCGGGGAGGCTGCCCAGCGCATCGAGGACGCGCCGATGGACGCCGTCGTGCTGATCGGGTGCAGTCCGCTTCTCGACGAGTCGGTCGCCACCCTCCGCCGGCGCGGCATCCCGCTCGTCGCGATCGAAGGAGACCCGGCCGCCGATATCCTCACGATCGGCCAGGACAACCGGGAGGCGACCCGTGTCGCCGCGCAGCACCTGTACAATCTCGGCCATCGCGAGGTCGCCGTCGTCGCCCTCTCGCTCAGCCGCGACCGCTCGCGGGGTCCGCTGACCCGGCGACGGTGGTCTCCGCCACGTCGGCCACGGCGGCCGAACGGCTGGCCGGAGTCCGCGATGTCTTCGCCGCAGCCGGCGGGTGGATGA
- a CDS encoding substrate-binding domain-containing protein — MTRGSFVEEGRIAGQALLGDSAARPPAIIAQSDLLAAGVIRAAEEQGLGVPADLSVVGFDGARVDGLWPYDLTTLVQPAVDKGRVAGRAIVDMLKGETAHPASFASVFHRGNTTAAPSAAIVG, encoded by the coding sequence ATGACGCGAGGTTCGTTCGTGGAGGAGGGCCGGATCGCCGGACAGGCGCTGCTGGGCGACTCCGCCGCCCGGCCGCCCGCGATCATCGCGCAGAGCGACCTGCTCGCGGCCGGTGTCATCCGGGCTGCGGAGGAACAGGGGCTCGGCGTTCCGGCGGACCTCAGTGTCGTCGGGTTCGACGGTGCGCGCGTCGACGGGCTCTGGCCGTACGATCTGACCACGCTCGTGCAACCCGCCGTCGACAAGGGCCGCGTGGCCGGGCGCGCGATCGTGGACATGCTGAAGGGCGAGACCGCGCATCCCGCGTCGTTCGCGAGCGTGTTCCACCGGGGAAACACCACCGCCGCCCCGTCAGCGGCCATCGTAGGGTGA
- a CDS encoding HNH endonuclease family protein, with translation MRRLPLGALAALAVATVIGVAGYVVSSGGAGGLPGGSAAAVATATPPSALPGGAARDVGVPPPTEATALLAGLAVKGRASATGYERTGHFGRAWQDVNGNGCDTRDDILARDLTALTRSGACTVVSGTLDDPYTGDRIAFARGKDTSALVQIDHVVALLDAWQTGAQSLSQEQRLLFANDPLNLVAVEGAANRAKGAGDAATWLPPNRRIPLLIRGSPGGRQSEIRALGDVVREGCPPAALRRLLTPLRSTHAITRNHSPMTPAEAAALLGLPPTSSQEEILRAYGLRAARGRGRGEGCADTRPGRAARGDAMAAAERPPGSARSSGVRSRRIPAAERPPAAIAPALAPASARPPVVCSVRLPSARPCSLPASTCPGSPSSLRRRHRRLGARRRRSRHHDRRDSRRRPRRRPPARDRRGPALPPGRLIDSRRWQRGDRRHLCRRRRHSGADGGLDLPAHL, from the coding sequence GTGCGTCGTCTCCCGCTCGGCGCACTGGCTGCTTTGGCCGTCGCGACCGTCATCGGAGTGGCCGGATACGTCGTCTCGTCGGGCGGAGCGGGCGGCCTCCCCGGCGGGAGCGCCGCGGCCGTGGCCACCGCCACCCCGCCGAGCGCGCTGCCCGGCGGCGCCGCGCGCGATGTCGGCGTGCCGCCCCCCACCGAGGCGACCGCCCTTCTCGCCGGGCTCGCGGTCAAAGGCCGCGCTTCGGCGACCGGCTACGAACGGACCGGTCACTTCGGCCGGGCCTGGCAGGATGTGAACGGCAACGGCTGCGACACCCGCGACGACATCCTCGCCCGCGACCTCACCGCCCTCACTCGCAGCGGGGCCTGCACGGTCGTCTCTGGAACCCTGGACGATCCGTACACCGGCGACCGCATCGCATTCGCCCGCGGAAAGGACACCTCTGCGCTCGTCCAGATCGACCACGTCGTCGCCCTGCTGGACGCGTGGCAGACCGGCGCACAGTCCCTCAGCCAGGAGCAGCGTCTCCTCTTCGCCAACGACCCGCTCAACCTCGTCGCGGTCGAGGGGGCCGCCAACCGGGCGAAGGGCGCGGGCGACGCCGCCACCTGGCTCCCGCCGAACAGGCGGATACCGCTGCTCATACGCGGCTCGCCAGGTGGCCGTCAAAGCGAAATACGGGCTCTGGGTGACGTCGTCCGAGAAGGCTGCCCTCCAGCGGCTCTTCGACGCTTGCTGACCCCATTACGATCGACCCATGCGATCACGCGGAACCATTCTCCTATGACCCCGGCCGAAGCCGCTGCCCTCCTCGGCCTTCCGCCGACGTCCAGCCAGGAAGAGATCCTCCGCGCGTACGGCCTCCGCGCTGCCCGAGGGCGAGGGCGCGGCGAAGGATGCGCTGACACGCGCCCGGGACGCGCTGCTCGCGGGGACGCGATGGCCGCCGCCGAGCGCCCTCCCGGGTCAGCCCGGTCATCAGGCGTCCGTTCCCGGCGCATACCCGCCGCCGAGCGCCCACCCGCTGCGATCGCCCCAGCCCTAGCCCCAGCCTCAGCCCGGCCACCTGTCGTCTGCTCCGTTCGCCTCCCCAGCGCCCGGCCATGCAGCCTTCCCGCATCCACCTGTCCCGGCTCGCCGTCCTCTCTCCGCCGCCGCCATCGTCGCCTGGGCGCTCGGCGGCGCCGCTCTCGCCATCACGACCGCCGGGATTCTCGTCGTCGCCCTCGTCGCCGGCCACCTGCTCGGGACCGCCGCGGCCCAGCCCTCCCTCCCGGGCGCCTCATCGACTCCCGACGATGGCAGCGGGGCGACCGGCGACACCTCTGTCGTCGACGGCGTCACAGTGGAGCCGATGGAGGGCTGGACCTTCCTGCTCACCTCTGA
- a CDS encoding serine hydrolase, protein MFSCAFDALGTLAVQGVQVSGRVTDLSTGEVLFSVDDHVVMPTASIGKVLLLVEVAARLQSEGLSSLALLDRAPQDAVGDSGIWQHLQVPALPVADLAALVGATSDNLATNVLLRHVGLEAVSARTEALGLTRTALLDLVRDHRGPDDAPQLSVGSANELTWLFAALARGEVVNPQTSRQVISWLSLNSDFSLVSGAFGLDPHSHRHAEHGILLVNKTGSDAGVRSEVGVLRGPRAGLTFAVSTYFDDTSLSSRLAVIDGMRTVGLDLLEYVF, encoded by the coding sequence ATGTTCAGCTGCGCCTTCGACGCGCTCGGGACACTGGCGGTGCAGGGCGTGCAGGTGTCTGGCCGTGTGACGGACCTGAGCACCGGCGAGGTGCTGTTCTCGGTGGACGACCACGTCGTCATGCCCACCGCCTCCATCGGCAAAGTCCTCCTCCTCGTCGAAGTGGCGGCGCGGTTGCAGTCGGAGGGGCTGAGTTCCCTGGCCCTGCTGGACCGGGCTCCCCAGGATGCCGTGGGCGACTCCGGAATCTGGCAGCACCTCCAGGTGCCCGCCCTCCCCGTCGCCGACCTCGCCGCCCTCGTCGGCGCGACGAGCGACAACCTCGCCACCAATGTGCTCCTGCGCCACGTCGGACTGGAGGCGGTCAGTGCCCGCACCGAGGCGCTCGGGCTCACCCGCACCGCGCTGCTCGATCTCGTCCGCGACCATCGGGGCCCGGACGACGCACCGCAGCTCTCGGTCGGCAGCGCGAACGAACTCACCTGGCTCTTCGCCGCGCTCGCGCGCGGCGAGGTCGTCAACCCCCAGACCAGCCGCCAGGTCATCTCCTGGCTCTCGCTGAACAGCGACTTCTCCCTCGTCTCCGGCGCCTTCGGCCTCGACCCGCACTCGCACCGGCACGCCGAGCACGGCATTCTGCTGGTCAACAAGACCGGCAGCGACGCCGGTGTGCGCAGCGAGGTCGGCGTGCTGCGCGGCCCGCGGGCCGGACTGACCTTCGCCGTCTCGACGTATTTCGACGACACGAGCCTCTCCTCGCGGCTCGCCGTCATCGACGGGATGCGGACGGTCGGCCTCGACCTCCTCGAGTACGTCTTCTGA
- a CDS encoding M13 family metallopeptidase: MTQASGIDTDELDPTIRPQDDLFRHVNGKWLDRTEIPADKARWGSFMVLAEEAEGAVRDIVEAAQTAPEGTEERRFGDLFASFMDEERVDALGVQPIEAQLALASGVDSVPALLETLGRLERHGVGGFYQLFVDNDPGDPERYLVFAEQAGISLPDESYFREERFASVREAFGAHLQRMFELAGLSDAPERAQRVFDLETEIAAQHWDNVRSRDSEETYNLFTWADATALFGSAGLDDWARGLSAPEGALAEIVLRQPSFTSGLASLLTEDRLVSWKDWLAWQIIHGAAPYLPGDFVDANFEFYGRTLTGTPEMRARWKRGVSLVEGAMGEAVGRIYVEKHFPPTAKQAMDDLVATLIEAYRQSIQKLEWMGAATRNRALDKLATFTPKIGYPVTWLDYSALTVDPTDLLGNVRAAALFEFHRELAKIGRPLDRDEWFMTPQTINAYYNSGFNEIVFPAAILQYPFFDAARDAAANYGAIGAVIGHEIGHGFDDQGSKFDGDGRLEDWWTAADRAVFEERAASLIEQYDALSPAQTPGHHVNGALTIGENIGDLGGLGIAWKAYLLSLAGEEPPVIDGLSGAERFFLSWAQAWQQKGRDEEVLRLLAIDPHSPNEFRCNQIVRNIDAFYDVFEVSEGDRLWLAPEKRVTIW, from the coding sequence ATGACCCAGGCTTCCGGCATCGACACCGACGAACTCGACCCCACGATCCGTCCTCAGGACGATCTGTTCCGGCACGTCAACGGCAAATGGCTCGACCGCACGGAGATCCCCGCCGACAAAGCGCGCTGGGGGTCGTTCATGGTGCTCGCGGAGGAGGCGGAGGGCGCGGTGCGCGACATCGTCGAGGCTGCGCAGACCGCGCCGGAGGGCACCGAGGAGCGCAGATTCGGCGACCTGTTCGCGAGCTTCATGGACGAGGAGCGGGTGGACGCCCTCGGCGTCCAGCCGATCGAGGCGCAGCTGGCGCTCGCGAGCGGGGTGGACAGCGTCCCGGCCCTGCTGGAGACGCTCGGCCGGTTGGAGCGGCACGGGGTCGGCGGGTTCTACCAGCTGTTCGTGGACAACGACCCGGGCGATCCGGAGCGCTACCTCGTGTTCGCCGAGCAGGCCGGGATCTCGCTGCCGGACGAATCGTACTTCCGGGAGGAGCGGTTCGCGTCGGTCCGCGAGGCGTTCGGCGCGCACCTTCAGCGGATGTTCGAGCTGGCCGGGCTCTCGGACGCGCCGGAGCGCGCGCAGCGGGTGTTCGATCTGGAGACGGAGATCGCCGCGCAGCACTGGGACAATGTGAGGTCGCGCGACTCCGAGGAGACCTACAACCTGTTCACCTGGGCCGACGCGACTGCGCTGTTCGGCTCCGCGGGCCTCGACGACTGGGCGAGGGGTCTGAGCGCTCCGGAGGGCGCGCTGGCGGAGATCGTGCTGCGGCAGCCCTCGTTCACGTCGGGTCTCGCCTCCCTGCTCACCGAGGACCGGCTCGTGTCGTGGAAGGACTGGCTCGCCTGGCAGATCATCCACGGCGCCGCCCCCTACCTGCCGGGCGACTTCGTGGACGCGAACTTCGAGTTCTACGGCCGCACCCTCACCGGCACGCCGGAGATGCGCGCCCGGTGGAAGCGCGGCGTCTCGCTGGTCGAGGGCGCGATGGGCGAGGCGGTCGGCCGCATCTACGTCGAGAAGCACTTCCCGCCCACGGCGAAGCAGGCGATGGACGATCTGGTCGCCACCCTTATCGAGGCGTACCGCCAGAGCATCCAGAAGCTGGAGTGGATGGGCGCGGCGACGCGGAACCGCGCGCTCGACAAGCTGGCGACGTTCACGCCGAAGATCGGCTACCCGGTCACGTGGCTCGACTACTCGGCGCTGACCGTCGACCCGACCGATCTGCTCGGCAACGTCCGCGCCGCAGCGCTGTTCGAGTTCCACCGCGAACTCGCGAAGATCGGCAGGCCGCTGGACCGCGACGAGTGGTTCATGACGCCGCAGACGATCAACGCGTACTACAACTCCGGCTTCAACGAGATCGTGTTCCCCGCGGCTATCCTGCAATACCCGTTCTTCGACGCCGCCCGGGATGCCGCGGCCAACTACGGCGCGATCGGCGCGGTCATCGGGCACGAGATCGGCCACGGCTTCGACGATCAGGGCTCCAAATTCGACGGCGACGGCCGCCTCGAGGACTGGTGGACGGCGGCCGACCGCGCCGTGTTCGAGGAGCGCGCGGCCAGCCTCATCGAGCAGTACGACGCCCTGTCGCCCGCGCAGACGCCTGGGCACCACGTGAACGGGGCGCTGACCATCGGAGAGAACATCGGCGACCTCGGTGGGCTCGGCATCGCCTGGAAGGCGTATCTGCTCTCGCTGGCGGGAGAGGAGCCGCCGGTGATCGACGGCCTTTCGGGCGCCGAGCGCTTCTTCCTCAGCTGGGCGCAGGCCTGGCAGCAGAAAGGACGGGATGAGGAGGTCCTCCGCCTGCTGGCGATCGACCCGCATTCGCCGAACGAGTTCCGCTGTAATCAGATCGTGCGCAATATCGACGCCTTCTACGATGTCTTCGAGGTGAGCGAAGGCGATCGTCTGTGGCTGGCTCCGGAGAAGCGCGTCACTATCTGGTGA
- a CDS encoding two-component system sensor protein: MRPEAPLTEDLLVSARSDILIERGVPRFVEINIDGSIGGTLQADTLAERYREIVARAGLGDRITAPTPAVDARFGELRRSLRLNDGAVVAIPVFAVGAMPGLDTDDMFLDFLQPMCEAGRRHVLDVRACRFDDLTVDSSGRLQLDDDTVAAVLRLFLCHDQPNSSGLDALIAAHEAKSVQLHTPEDTWLLTDKTVLAWLWSDVDDLDIDDAALIRHHVPRTLSLADAIDSRGVDALVDERANWVLKPGGGYGGDGVTLGAESEPGPWRTALLGASARGGFVLQETVDADECAMDFVHRETGERRTATVPFLGSNGRCNTWTFWEL, encoded by the coding sequence TTGCGCCCCGAAGCCCCACTCACCGAGGATCTTCTTGTCTCTGCACGGTCGGACATCCTGATCGAGCGCGGTGTTCCTCGTTTCGTCGAGATCAACATAGACGGCTCGATCGGCGGCACGTTGCAGGCCGATACACTCGCTGAGCGCTACCGCGAGATCGTCGCACGGGCCGGTCTCGGTGACCGCATCACCGCTCCGACGCCGGCGGTAGATGCGCGGTTCGGGGAGCTTCGCCGCTCGCTGCGCCTGAACGATGGAGCGGTCGTCGCCATCCCGGTCTTCGCCGTCGGAGCCATGCCGGGTCTCGACACGGACGACATGTTCCTCGATTTCCTCCAGCCGATGTGCGAAGCGGGGCGGCGACACGTCCTCGACGTTCGCGCGTGCCGCTTCGACGATCTCACCGTCGACTCGTCGGGTCGCCTGCAGTTGGACGACGACACGGTCGCGGCGGTCCTGCGACTGTTCCTCTGCCACGATCAGCCGAACAGTTCCGGCCTGGACGCCCTGATCGCGGCCCACGAGGCCAAGAGCGTCCAGCTCCACACCCCTGAGGACACCTGGCTGCTCACCGACAAGACGGTCCTCGCATGGCTGTGGTCCGATGTCGACGATCTCGACATCGACGATGCCGCGTTGATCCGTCATCATGTTCCGCGTACGCTCTCGCTCGCCGACGCCATTGACAGCCGTGGCGTCGATGCGCTGGTCGACGAACGCGCGAACTGGGTGCTCAAGCCCGGCGGCGGTTACGGCGGCGACGGCGTCACCCTCGGAGCGGAGAGTGAACCGGGACCGTGGCGCACAGCTCTCCTCGGCGCATCGGCGAGGGGCGGTTTCGTCCTTCAGGAGACGGTCGACGCAGACGAGTGCGCCATGGATTTCGTTCATCGGGAGACCGGCGAGCGGCGCACCGCGACCGTTCCTTTCTTGGGTTCTAACGGTCGTTGCAACACCTGGACTTTCTGGGAGTTGTAA